GTTGATCGCCACGCCGAGCCGATTGTTGGTCATGTGCAGGTAGGCGCCCATCAGCACGCGGAGCGCGAGCTCGGGGTCGGTGGCGGCTCCGATCCGGTCCGATCCGTCACGCGCGCGGAACATCAGCCTGCCCTGGCGGGTGCGGGCGATGATGCGGTCACGCAGTTCGGCGCAGTGCCGCGCCCACGGCAGCAGGAACGCGCCGGGGGCGGAGTCCTCGCCGTCGCCCGCCGTGGCGGCGTGGATCACCGCCACCCGGCCGGCCAGCCGCTCCCGCATGTCCTCGTACAGGAGGTCGAACTGGTCGTGCTTCTCGGCCCCGGCGCTCTCGTACGTCCGCTCCCAGAACCGGTTGTATCCCGTGAAGAACTCCGCCAGCTCGCCCGGGTCGCGGATGAAGGTGGCGCACATGGTCATCATGAGCTGCGCGGACAGGCCGAGCAGCACGGTGCGGACGTGCACGTTCGTGCGCCCGATCAGGCTCAGCACCACGTCGCTGGACTTCTCGAAGTGCCACTCGGCCAGCTCGATGCCGGCCGGGCCGCCGTAGCGGTCGAACTCGGGCTCGTAGTCCCGGTAGATCCAGCTGTTGTTCCGCTGGATGGGCATCGTCCCGTTCTCGCCGTAGTCGGCGTTCCACTGGTCGAGGCTGTACTCGGCCAGGTACATGTCCTTGTAGATCCCGGACATGATCTCGTTGTCGACCTCGTACACCGCTGGACGTCTCAGGAGGAACTCCCCGACCCGCTCCTCGGCGATCCGCGTGATCGCCGCGGGATCCACACCGGGCGCGGGCAGCAGACGCAGCCGCACGTGCGGTCCCTCCAGCCAGTAGCGGATGAAGAAGTACCGCCGGATCAGGCCGTCCCGCTGCAGGCCGCGCACCAGCGGCTGCACGCAGTTCAGCAGCAGGGGGTTCGGGTTGCTGGTGTAGTAGATGTGCATGGCGATCCACGGCCGCTCGGCCTTCGCCACGGTCGGGTCATACATGCCGCACTCCATCCATCTCCAGGACGAGCTCGCTGACGTACCGGCCGTTCTCACCGGAGAGCCACAGCTCGCCGGCGTCCGGGGACATCTCGGTGATCACCACCCGGCCGCTGCCGGACTTGACCATGCCCTCCAGCGCCCCGAGGGACAGGACGCTGTCGAAGTCCACGTACTGCGGCTTGAACTCGGGGATGCCACCCCCGGGCTGGTCCGTCGCGTCCTTGCCGAGCGCGTTCGCGACGAACACCCTGACCGGCAGCCCATGCGCGCGCCGCCAGCTCCGCCAGCGCAGAAACCACTCGGCGTCCCCCTCGCCGGGCTGCCTGCGCGGGATGCCCCCGGCCGGTACGGTCCAGGACCGGCGCTGGATCACCACGTCGCCGCAGCGCAGCCGTGGCCGGTGAACGACGCCGTCGATCTCGGCGTGCTCCGGCACGCCTTCCCAGAAGTCCAGGCCGGTCATCGGCGTGTACCCGAAGACGAGCAGGGTCCGCTGCACCTCCGACAGCGCCATCGGCACCAGGAACCCGAGATAGACGGGCACCACGTAGCGCTCCAGCCGGTCCGACCACAGCCGCACCTCGTCGGTGCGCGTGTCGTGCACCAGCCGCAGGTCCTCCAGCCGCAGCTGTTCCTCCTCGGGCCGGCCGCTGACCTCGCCGGGGCAGACGAGTTCGTACGCGGTGACCACCGGATGCAGGTTGAGGTTCGTGGTGTCGTGGCCGCCGACCAGCTCGGCCAGCACGGTGTCCGGCGGCGGGAGCGAGCGCAGGAACGCGGCCAGCTCCCCGCGGAGCCCGCCGCCGTCCGCGTCCGCGAAACAGTGCGCGAACCGGGAGAACAGCATGGTCAGGCCGCTGTAGCTGCGGTTCAGCACGGCCCTCGGCGCGCCGTCGGTGCGGGCCAGCTGGAGGAAGAAGCTGCGCGGGTCCAGGGTGGGCCGCAGGCCGGAAAACTCGCCCGCGACCCGCTCCAGAGCCTCCTCGCTCAGCTCGACCTCCTCCGCGCCGGCGGGCAGGCCGGCCGCGGCCGATCGGACGGCGTCCAGCAGCCGCAACCGTGCCCGGTCGACGGCGGTGACCTCGGGCAGACGGAACCAGTTCTCGTGCGGCGTGTACACGCCGTCGCCGGTGAAAGGCCGTCTGCGCATGTTCATCATCTGGAACTGCTCGTAGCAGTCCTGCCCGAAGGCCTGCACGAACTCCATCAGGTCCGCGCAGCGCCCGCCGCGGCCGTAGCGGGCCACGAAGAATCCCTTGGCCGCCAGCCGGTCGGGCAGCGTCCGGTCCATCGCCGGGAGGACATTCGCGATCTTGGTGAGTGGTCCCATGAGGTGGTCGCGCCACTGCCCGGGCTCCGCCTTCACTGCGGCCGGGTCACCCACGGCGACGTCCTCGTAGATCAGCGTGCGAGGCGTCCGCACGTCCGTCAGCCCGAGCTCCACCTGCGCGGCCTCGAACTCCGCGCGCACCCGGCCGACCACGTCGCGGCGGCGGTCACGTCCCGCGCCCGCGAACGCGGCCACCAGCTCGACCACGGTGTCCAGCCGGGCCGCCAGCCGCTTGGCCCACACCCGGTCGATCCCGCGCAACCGGTCGGCGAACGTGGCGACCGGCTCGTCACTGTGCACGTCCAGGCGCAGCAACGGCACGGTGAGGAAGCCCAGGCGCAGCAGCAGGGCCAGGAACGCCTCCACGTCCTGCGGGTCGCGCCGCCCGGGATCGGCCTCGTGCAGGGCGGCGACCAGCTCCCCGAACCGAGCCGTGCCGCCGGCGCCCACGGCGTCGAGGATCTCGGCCAGGATCCGGCCCTCGGAGAGGAAGAACAGCTGCTCCTCAAGCTGGTCCAGATTGACCACGGCCTCCTCGTCGCCCAGCCGCCGGGTGCGGCGCACGTACCGAACCCGGCCGCCGTGCGCCTGCCAGCCGCCGACCACCTGCACCGGCAGGTCCGCTCGCAGCGCGGGCTCATGGGTGATCGCCTCGAACAGCCGGCCGAGCGCCGCCACGTTCACCCGGGCGTGGCCGCGGCCCCGCGCGTGCGGGGCGGGACAGTCGAGCAGCGATCCGGCGCCCTCTTCGAAGTGCCCGAGCGCGACCGGCGTGAGCGTGCTGAACGGGCTGGTCTTGCACGCCGTGCGGAAGGTGTACTGCAGCAGCGTGCGCTCGACCTTGCGTAACCGCTTCGGCAGCGTCCCCCGGCCGGCGGCCCGGTAGCGGTCGATGTAGGAGTCCAGCGTGGGGGAGGCGAGGACCAGCCCGTTGCGCAGCGTCTCCGTGCCGGCCAGCGCGCGCAGGTGCTCCCGGGCCCGCTCCAGGTCGGCGTCGTGGATGGCCTGGCCGCCCGCGCGCAGCCGTCCGTAGCCCTCCCGCGTCACCAGCCAGCCGTCCAGCGTCCGCCGGTCCGGCGGGGACAGCAGGCCCCGGATCGTCTCATGCCGGGGGCCCGGCCGGGGCGCCCGGCGGTTGAAGACGTCGCGCCGCAGCGCGAGCAGCTCGTGGCGGAGGGCCTCGTCGGCCAGGCCGTGCACCAGCTCCGACAGCGCGTCGCAGATCCGGTCCCGGTCGGCGTCCAGGCGTCTCTCGGTGCTCAGCACGTCCTCGGCCCAGGCCGCCAGCGCGGGGGAGCGCAACCCGAGGACGCTGTCGTACGGCAGGCCGCCGATGCGTGCCATGAAGACCGGGGGAACGCGCCAGACCTTCTCCCCGTCCTCCCCGTCGTGGTCGTCCACCACTGGACACCCTCGCTCTCTCCAGGCCGTGGGGCCCGGGCTCACGCCATCCTCAGGTCAAGTTCGGCGGACCGCTCCCGCTCGTGGCCGACCATGACGATCAGCATCGGCCACTCGTCGCCCGCCGCGAGGCCCCCGCGGTCACGCAGCGAGACGTTGTCGAATCCGAGCGCGGCGCCGCAGCCCACGCCCAACGCGGCCGCGCAGGTGTAGAAGGCCTGAGCCAGCGCGCCGACGTCGGCGTTGGCCAGTCGGTAGCCGCGCGCGCCGAGTGCCTCCACCGCCGCGGTGGGCCGGCCGATCACGGCCAGCACGGCCGCCGCCTGCTCCAGGTTGTAGTTGTCCAGGAAGTACTGCTGCTGCAGGAAAGGGCTCAGCGGGTCGCCGGTGATCGGGTGCAGCCCGCCGTCCGGGGTGAAGTCGTAGGCGCCGCTCGGCACGCCGTCCACGTGGTTGGCGAACACCGCGATCCGGTGCAGGCCGTGCCGGCCCTGGCGTACCTCGGCGGTCTGCAGCCGGCCGCCCTCCGTGCCGTGGTGCAGCAACGCGCTGAGCTTGTCGGCGGCCAGCCGCCGCCGCGCGGAGAACCGCCCGAAGCTCGACCGCCTCCGGCGCACGGCCGTGCGCACGTCCATGTCCAGCGACGCCGGGGCCGGCAACCGGATCGAACCGACGTCATCCGCGGCGGGGATCGCGAAGGCCGCTTCCGCGGCGTCCGGCGGCGGGGCGGCCCCCGCCGCGGCGGCCGCGAGGTGCACGCTCTCCACCTGGTCGAAGCGGATGAGCGTGCGCGAGCGTTCGAGCTCGGTCCTGGCGACCGCCGGCTCACCCCGGAGGACGGGGGGCGAGGCGGGCGCGCCCGGTCTGTCACGCAGCTCGACGGGCACCACCGCCATCACCCCCTCGGCCGCCGTCTCCAGGCCGAGCAGGCGGTCCAGGGCCTCCTCGTCGTACCACAACCGTGGCGTCAGACCGAGCCCTCGGGCCCGCGCCCAGGTCTGCCAGCCGCCGAGCAGCGTGCCCACGTCCATGGTGACCGCGTGGTAGGAGAAGCTGTTGTACTTGAAGGCGTTCTTCCACAGCTTCACGCTGATCAGCAGGTAGCAGTTCGCCGTGCTGGCGCCCGTGCTGTCGCCCGCGGCGTCGAGCGCGTCGCGGACCCGCCCGGTCAGGTCACCGGCGAGCAGGCGGCGCAACGTGTGCCGAGGTGTGTAGTAGTGGTAGACGCCGGGCGTGACCGGCGCGCCCCGACCGGCCACGAGATAGATCTCCAGGGGGTACAGCCCGCCCCCCGAGGCGGTGCCGCGCGCCCAGGTCGCAGCCCCGTACCAGGTGCGGCCCTCGTTGTCCTTGTTGCCGTTGACGCCCATCCGCCGCACCCCGAGCCCGTAGGAGTCGGCCAGCATCCCCGACAGGGTGGGCAGGTCGAACTCCGGCGCGGCGTCCCGTGCCGGGGTCAGCCCTGTCGCGAGCGGCCCGACAGGCTTGCCGTCCCGAGGCAGCGGCAGGTGGTCGGCCTCGGTGTAGACCTTGTGGCGGTACGGCTGGTCGCCCCAGTCCGGCTCGAAGCCGAACGGCGGCATGGGCTCCCGGGCGCGGCGCACGACCGCTTCGACGTAGTCCCGGGCCGTGGCCGTCTCCCGGTTGTCCTGCGCGAGGTTCATGGCGGTTCCTCCGGCGATCACGGGAACGGGTGCGGGACGAGATGGAGCTCCGAGGGGTCGAGCTCGGTGTCGCGCCAGCCGGCGTCGCGGAAGGCCGTCCGCATCCTCGGCATGTGTGGCGCGCGCTGCTTGGCCCAGCCGAAGTCGATCGGGATCAGCCCCGGGACGATCACCGCCGCCGTGTGCACGCCGAGGCTGCGCTGCTCCGACGACGTCTGGTCCACCACGATCACGTCGAACCCGCGGTGGGAGAGGATGTCCAGGCAGTGCCGCAGGTCGTCGAGCAGATCGGTGGACGTGGGCCGTTCGGAGTTCCACCCGGCGTAGACCTCCTGCAGCGGCTTCGCCGGGCGGCCGCTGTCCAGGAGGAAGTCGGTGTGCCGGCGCATCTCCGGCAGGCCGAAGACCAGCGGGTGATGGTGCAGGTCCGTGACCTTGAAGAAGTCGTCGGCCATCGCGGTGGCCTCGGCGTACTGGCCGGTGACGCGTTCCTCGAAGCCGGGCACGTACGAGGCGATCTCGCACAGGGCCGCGGCGACGGCGGACTCGGGGTCGGGACTGGCGCCCGCCGCGAAGGACACCGTGCCCAGGCCGCCGTCGCGGCGGACGGCGGCGCCGGTGACCACGGGCACCCGCAGGTCGATGGTGTTGTCGAAGAGGCGGATGTCGTAGCCGGCCAGCCTCACCCGGTCGATCATGGTGCGGATGTCCCGGCGCCGGCAGCTGGCGGGGTCGATCTCGGTCAGCGGGGCCCTGCCGTACCAGCCGAGGAGAAAGGCGTCCCGCTCGATCAGCTCCAGGAGGCCGTGCAGGATCGCCTCCTCCAGGGAGGCGCCGCTGGCGCAACCGTTGGAGCACTCCTGAACGAAGTTCGAGGAGTCGTCCTGGCCCAGGTAGTAGACGATGCGCTCAGGCACCAGCAGCGGCCGCTCGTCGCGCAACGAGTATCCCCACACCCACGGCATCCGCAGGTCGGGGGTGAACGGGACGTAGTAACCGCGCCCGGTCTCGTAGAACGTGTCGGCGTAGACGCCGCACTCGCGCGGGTCCAGCGCCCGGTCGGCGATCTCGCGGTAGGAGGCGATCAGCGGGTCGGTCACCCCACGGCGGTGCAGGCCGGCGTACCTCTCCAGCCCCTCGAACACGGCCAGCAGCGTGCTGTCGGCGTAGGTGTCGGCGTGCCCGCTCCAGAAGAACTCGTGCAGCAATTGGGAGCCGCGCATGTACATGTAACCCGTCACCGGTGCGGTCGTCGTGCAGCGGATGTCGGGCAGCGCGGCCCGGCCGAGCGCGCCGCACACGGGGTTGGCCATGACCTCGACCGGCAGGCGGTAATCGTGGATGGACTTCTCGCGGAAGGTGTCCGGGTCGCGTTTGCGCCTGCTCCGCAGCTCGATGGTGGCGTGCTCGGCGGAGTCGGCGGGGCGGACCGAGCAGCGGGCGCACTCCGGGTCGGCGATCAGCGGGTACCGGCGGACCTGGCCGCTGTCCAGCTCGATCTCGTACACGTACGGGAAGGAGTGGTCCTCGGTGCGCAGGCGGGACGCGGGCATGGACAGCAGCGTCGTGATGACGTCGGCGATCAGCCGGCACGATTGGTCGAAGAGGAACGGCGACACACCCGGGTCCGGCTGGTGGACGCCCTGCTCCAGGGTGTTGCGCTCCTCCAGCGAGCGCAGCTTCTGCCAGCGCAGCGCCAGGCAGTGGTGGCACGGCGACGTGCGGCCGTCGACGGCCCCGGCCGGGCCGACCACGGCCGTGCGTCCGTACAGGAAGACGCCCAGCGGGGGAGCGGCGTACTCGGCAGGCGTCGCGGCCAGCTCGTTCCTGGCGCCCAGCGACGCGACGTGCAGCGGGGGGTGCGGCACCGATTCCAGTGCCGCTTCGAGATACGCGCGCAGGAACGCGCACGCGCGGCTGTCGGTGGACGGTGGGATGTCGGTAACTGTCATGATCACTCCTCGGTCGGCCAGGTCGCGCGAGTCTTGTCGGTGCCGCGGTCCAGGTGGCTGACGTCCGCGCGGCAAGGCGCACCGGCGGCCGCCAACCACCCGGATCTTGCGGGCCCACCGGACGCCGGCGGTCAAGACCGAGATCAGCGGCCGTGCGACGTGGCCCTGCTTCGTCTCATGAGGCTCTGATGCCGATCAGCCCCATGGGTTGACGGTGCTGCAGACCGCGCAACTCGTCGTGCTGCAGCAGCTCGTGCTCGCCGTGCTGGACGCGGTCGCCGCCATGGCGAACGCGTCGCTCGTCTCGAGGTCGTGGATGTCGAAGGTCTCGGCCTCAAGCTCGTTGAGGTACGCGGACAGTGACTCCTTCATGTTTCACCCCCTCTCCTTCCGTCGCCGTGAGCAGCCGGCTCAGCTGGTACTGGCGCTGCTGCAGCTGCTCGTGCCGCAGCAACTGCTCGTGCTGGAACTGCAGCTCGTCGTGCTGGACGTCGCGGTACAGCTGCAACTGCTGGTCCCGGTGGCCGCCAGCGCGTCACCGGCCTCGGAGACGTCCTTGACCTCGAACGTCTCGGTTTCGAGAGTGTTCAGCTCCTGAAGAAGCATTGACATGTCCCTCGCTGTCGAAGATTCCCCGTGTGGCGGCTGAGCGTCCGGCCTGCTCAGCCGCTGGTGCTGCCGCAGCTACAGCTGGATGTGCCGCAGGTGCTGCTGGTGCTGGTGCTCGAACTGCAGCAACTGCTGGTGCTGCAACTGGAGCTGCAGATGCCCGCGAGATCGTCGGACGCTTCCGTCATATCCCTGATTTCGAACGTCTCGGTCTCCAGCCCGTTGAGCTCGCTGCTCAGCGTGTTCATCGCTGTTCCCTCCTCTCCCTGTTCGTTCCGTCACCGAGTCGAGCGGGACGTGTCCCGCTCGACGATCAGCACGCGCGCCACGGCGTAGTAGCCGGACAGCGCGAGGTCGGGGGTGGTGAGGTCGGCGGCGAACACGTCGCAGCCGGCCTCGGCGAGCGCGTCGAGCACCTCGCGAGGGGTGACCACGACATCGGACGCGACATCGGACGCGGCGTCGGACGTGGTGGGGGCCGCCATGGCGCGCGGATCGAACTCGGGCACCAGCGGTGCGTCCGGCCAGATCGCCGGCTCACCGGCGGCGGCCAGCTGCGACCGGCCGACGACCTCGGTCAGCGCCTCCAGCACCGCATCGTGCAGGGACAGGCCGGACACCACCGCCCACATCCCGGGCGTTGACGGCTCGTCCACGAGCACGGTCGGCGCCGGCTCGCCCGGGTTGAGCAGGAGCACCTCGGGGGCCGCCCCGAGGCGCCCGGCCGCCCGAGCCAGGAAGCCGATGTCCTCGGCGGTCGCGAGCCGGTCCAGGTCCAGCCGGACCGGTTTCGTGCCCTCCAGGGCCGCGCGCATGCTGCGGTGGCTCACCGCGGACAGCAGCGCGGCGGTGCGGGCGTCCTCGCCGGAGTGGCCGCTGCCGGCGCCCGCCCGGCTCCTCTCCACCAGCCGCCCGGTGTTCACCTCGTGGAAGGGGTACACCGCGGCGGCCGGGACGGCGACGGCCTCGCCGGTGAGCATGGACGTCGCCCGGACGAGGGGTTCGTCCGGCCGGGCGGGCAGGCCGGTCCTGGTCAGCAGGCCGCCGCCGGAGACCACCGGGAGGCCTGCGACCTGCTCGGCGGGGGGCGCGGCGACGGCGTCGACGTAGCCGATCAGACCACGGTGCAGCACCCTGGTACGCGCGTCGAGCTGGGAATGCAGGTCGAAGTCCGTGACCTCGACGGCCTCGCCGGGCCGGCCCGCGGCGCCCGCGAACCTGGCTCGGGCGACCTTCACCGGAGCCTGCTCCAGCCGGTCGTCGGGAAACTCCATGATGACGCCGACATGCCGCGCCACCAGCTCGAACTGCCGCTCGTAGGGCTGCGCGCCGCTCTGCTTCGGCGGCCGCACGATCTCCGCCCGCTCGGGCGCCCGATCCCCGGCGGTGCGGACCGGCAGGCCCGCGCAGGCCGGGCACGCCGGGTGCGGCGACAGCCGCTCGCGCACGGCCTCCAGCGTCAGGCGATCCTGCACCAGGACGCTGCCCTCGGTCTCGGCGACCAGGCAGTGGGTGAGGTGTCTGAACAGCTCGAAGGCCACCTCGCTGCCGACCATGCCCGCCGTCCCCGCGTCCAGCGGAGCGACCGTGGCGGGTGCGGTGCCCGACGCCACCGAGCGCCACAGACCGGCCAGCGCACCCGGGCCGAGACTCGGCTCCAGGCGCAGCATGGCGCAGTTCCAGCACGGCGCGCTTCCCGGGAACGTCATCGGCCCGATCACCACGTGGTCGGGGAAGAGGGTCACCGGCAACACGACCGGGTGGTCGACCGACCGGCGGCCGAGCAGGGTTTCCGCCCGCATGCCCCGGCCGAGCAGCACCACCACGACGTCGTACCCGCTCAGCTCGTCCGCCGAGAGCCCGCCGGTGTGCACGGTGACCGCGCCCGTGGTCGAGCCCGTGTCCGTGTCGGCCGTGTCCGTGGCGCTCGTGTCCGTGGCGCTCGTGCGGGCGTCGGCCGTGCGGGCGGCGACGAGGGCCGCGGCCGCGCCGGCGTTCGCGCCGGCGACGGCGACCCGGGCGGCGCCGTTACGCAGCAGGTTGGCCGCCGCCACGGTGACGATCTCGTCGTCGCCGGCCAGCAGGATCCGCGCGTCCCGGAAGCGGGCGAAGCGTCGGTGCTCGTCGTCGGCGTAGTGCGCGATGAACTCCAGCTGGCGGGCGAACGTCTCGGCCGTCCGGGCCGGGAGCGTCCGCGGGTGCGTGACGGCGTCGCGGACGAAGCCGCGGTCGAGCAGCGTGCCGATGACGTCCCGCACGATCTTCTGCCGCTCGTCCGTCAGGCCCTCGCACAGTTCGGCCACCGTGTGCGTGCCGTCCAGGTGGGAGCTCAGGGCGGACAACCAGGCGTACGCGGTGCGTCCGGACAGCACGAACCCGCCGTCGCTGTGCCGGAGGAAGGCGCCGTCCCGTCCGGTGTCGGCGAAGACCACGTCGTGCCGTAACCGCGGCCGGACGAAGGCAAGGGGCGCGGCCGGCGCCGCCGCGCCGTCCGGCTCGTCGGTTACGACGTCCGTGCTCGGTGAGTGCTGCATCGCCACCGTCCTCTGTGTGATGATCCGAAATGCCGTTCAGGGCATACGTGTGGGCGGGCCATGGTGCTGTGAAACCCTCCTCCGGGAGGAGGGGATTATGTGGCGGCGCGTTTTTCTGGCGCGCCGGGGCCGGCCATGCGGCGGCCGGATCAACCCGGGCTTAGGGGACGCGTGAATATTCGCATCGCTGCCGGTCGTTGCGGATTGTCTTTCGAAGAATTGTTGTGCTGCCGGGTCAATGATTCGGGAGCGCCTGGTCGCACCCCCTGGAGGGGTGGACGGAATGGCGATGGGCGAATCTTCGGGGGGTCATGGCAAGTAAATTAGTTCTGGCCGGGCCCCGGCGCAACGGCTTGTCTCGTCGCGAGTGACTCTGATAAGGGTTATTCGTTGTTCGCGTGCCGTTGCTGATCGCCGGACAATTGAGCGGCGATTATCGCGGGAAATGACTTCTGGGGGCGCGGCGGCACTTCGTCTCGCCGGCGAGACGCGCCGGGTTCGCCGCCGGTGTCAGGAGGCGGACCGTCACCCGAAGAGGTCGGAGGTGAGTGAGCCGAGGTCGCGCACGACCGCCGACGCCAGCGCGAGGGCGTCGGGGGCGGGAGGATAGCGCGGGTGCGGGACGGCCACGACCCGCATGCCCGCCGTGTGGGCCGAGCGCAGCCCGTTGCTGGAGTCCTCCACCGCGACGCAGCTGCGCGGCTCGACCCCCAGCCGG
The Nonomuraea muscovyensis genome window above contains:
- a CDS encoding thiopeptide-type bacteriocin biosynthesis protein, whose protein sequence is MYDPTVAKAERPWIAMHIYYTSNPNPLLLNCVQPLVRGLQRDGLIRRYFFIRYWLEGPHVRLRLLPAPGVDPAAITRIAEERVGEFLLRRPAVYEVDNEIMSGIYKDMYLAEYSLDQWNADYGENGTMPIQRNNSWIYRDYEPEFDRYGGPAGIELAEWHFEKSSDVVLSLIGRTNVHVRTVLLGLSAQLMMTMCATFIRDPGELAEFFTGYNRFWERTYESAGAEKHDQFDLLYEDMRERLAGRVAVIHAATAGDGEDSAPGAFLLPWARHCAELRDRIIARTRQGRLMFRARDGSDRIGAATDPELALRVLMGAYLHMTNNRLGVAINDEAYLAYLLDKAVRHGLGIGSAA
- a CDS encoding TOMM precursor leader peptide-binding protein encodes the protein MTVTDIPPSTDSRACAFLRAYLEAALESVPHPPLHVASLGARNELAATPAEYAAPPLGVFLYGRTAVVGPAGAVDGRTSPCHHCLALRWQKLRSLEERNTLEQGVHQPDPGVSPFLFDQSCRLIADVITTLLSMPASRLRTEDHSFPYVYEIELDSGQVRRYPLIADPECARCSVRPADSAEHATIELRSRRKRDPDTFREKSIHDYRLPVEVMANPVCGALGRAALPDIRCTTTAPVTGYMYMRGSQLLHEFFWSGHADTYADSTLLAVFEGLERYAGLHRRGVTDPLIASYREIADRALDPRECGVYADTFYETGRGYYVPFTPDLRMPWVWGYSLRDERPLLVPERIVYYLGQDDSSNFVQECSNGCASGASLEEAILHGLLELIERDAFLLGWYGRAPLTEIDPASCRRRDIRTMIDRVRLAGYDIRLFDNTIDLRVPVVTGAAVRRDGGLGTVSFAAGASPDPESAVAAALCEIASYVPGFEERVTGQYAEATAMADDFFKVTDLHHHPLVFGLPEMRRHTDFLLDSGRPAKPLQEVYAGWNSERPTSTDLLDDLRHCLDILSHRGFDVIVVDQTSSEQRSLGVHTAAVIVPGLIPIDFGWAKQRAPHMPRMRTAFRDAGWRDTELDPSELHLVPHPFP
- a CDS encoding SagB family peptide dehydrogenase, which translates into the protein MNLAQDNRETATARDYVEAVVRRAREPMPPFGFEPDWGDQPYRHKVYTEADHLPLPRDGKPVGPLATGLTPARDAAPEFDLPTLSGMLADSYGLGVRRMGVNGNKDNEGRTWYGAATWARGTASGGGLYPLEIYLVAGRGAPVTPGVYHYYTPRHTLRRLLAGDLTGRVRDALDAAGDSTGASTANCYLLISVKLWKNAFKYNSFSYHAVTMDVGTLLGGWQTWARARGLGLTPRLWYDEEALDRLLGLETAAEGVMAVVPVELRDRPGAPASPPVLRGEPAVARTELERSRTLIRFDQVESVHLAAAAAGAAPPPDAAEAAFAIPAADDVGSIRLPAPASLDMDVRTAVRRRRSSFGRFSARRRLAADKLSALLHHGTEGGRLQTAEVRQGRHGLHRIAVFANHVDGVPSGAYDFTPDGGLHPITGDPLSPFLQQQYFLDNYNLEQAAAVLAVIGRPTAAVEALGARGYRLANADVGALAQAFYTCAAALGVGCGAALGFDNVSLRDRGGLAAGDEWPMLIVMVGHERERSAELDLRMA
- a CDS encoding lantibiotic dehydratase, with product MDDHDGEDGEKVWRVPPVFMARIGGLPYDSVLGLRSPALAAWAEDVLSTERRLDADRDRICDALSELVHGLADEALRHELLALRRDVFNRRAPRPGPRHETIRGLLSPPDRRTLDGWLVTREGYGRLRAGGQAIHDADLERAREHLRALAGTETLRNGLVLASPTLDSYIDRYRAAGRGTLPKRLRKVERTLLQYTFRTACKTSPFSTLTPVALGHFEEGAGSLLDCPAPHARGRGHARVNVAALGRLFEAITHEPALRADLPVQVVGGWQAHGGRVRYVRRTRRLGDEEAVVNLDQLEEQLFFLSEGRILAEILDAVGAGGTARFGELVAALHEADPGRRDPQDVEAFLALLLRLGFLTVPLLRLDVHSDEPVATFADRLRGIDRVWAKRLAARLDTVVELVAAFAGAGRDRRRDVVGRVRAEFEAAQVELGLTDVRTPRTLIYEDVAVGDPAAVKAEPGQWRDHLMGPLTKIANVLPAMDRTLPDRLAAKGFFVARYGRGGRCADLMEFVQAFGQDCYEQFQMMNMRRRPFTGDGVYTPHENWFRLPEVTAVDRARLRLLDAVRSAAAGLPAGAEEVELSEEALERVAGEFSGLRPTLDPRSFFLQLARTDGAPRAVLNRSYSGLTMLFSRFAHCFADADGGGLRGELAAFLRSLPPPDTVLAELVGGHDTTNLNLHPVVTAYELVCPGEVSGRPEEEQLRLEDLRLVHDTRTDEVRLWSDRLERYVVPVYLGFLVPMALSEVQRTLLVFGYTPMTGLDFWEGVPEHAEIDGVVHRPRLRCGDVVIQRRSWTVPAGGIPRRQPGEGDAEWFLRWRSWRRAHGLPVRVFVANALGKDATDQPGGGIPEFKPQYVDFDSVLSLGALEGMVKSGSGRVVITEMSPDAGELWLSGENGRYVSELVLEMDGVRHV
- a CDS encoding thiazolylpeptide-type bacteriocin, whose protein sequence is MKESLSAYLNELEAETFDIHDLETSDAFAMAATASSTASTSCCSTTSCAVCSTVNPWG
- a CDS encoding TOMM precursor leader peptide-binding protein, encoding MQHSPSTDVVTDEPDGAAAPAAPLAFVRPRLRHDVVFADTGRDGAFLRHSDGGFVLSGRTAYAWLSALSSHLDGTHTVAELCEGLTDERQKIVRDVIGTLLDRGFVRDAVTHPRTLPARTAETFARQLEFIAHYADDEHRRFARFRDARILLAGDDEIVTVAAANLLRNGAARVAVAGANAGAAAALVAARTADARTSATDTSATDTADTDTGSTTGAVTVHTGGLSADELSGYDVVVVLLGRGMRAETLLGRRSVDHPVVLPVTLFPDHVVIGPMTFPGSAPCWNCAMLRLEPSLGPGALAGLWRSVASGTAPATVAPLDAGTAGMVGSEVAFELFRHLTHCLVAETEGSVLVQDRLTLEAVRERLSPHPACPACAGLPVRTAGDRAPERAEIVRPPKQSGAQPYERQFELVARHVGVIMEFPDDRLEQAPVKVARARFAGAAGRPGEAVEVTDFDLHSQLDARTRVLHRGLIGYVDAVAAPPAEQVAGLPVVSGGGLLTRTGLPARPDEPLVRATSMLTGEAVAVPAAAVYPFHEVNTGRLVERSRAGAGSGHSGEDARTAALLSAVSHRSMRAALEGTKPVRLDLDRLATAEDIGFLARAAGRLGAAPEVLLLNPGEPAPTVLVDEPSTPGMWAVVSGLSLHDAVLEALTEVVGRSQLAAAGEPAIWPDAPLVPEFDPRAMAAPTTSDAASDVASDVVVTPREVLDALAEAGCDVFAADLTTPDLALSGYYAVARVLIVERDTSRSTR